The following are encoded together in the Coregonus clupeaformis isolate EN_2021a chromosome 24, ASM2061545v1, whole genome shotgun sequence genome:
- the ppih gene encoding peptidyl-prolyl cis-trans isomerase H, which translates to MNVQPSNPNNPIVFFDVTIGGQEVGRMKVELFADVVPKTAENFRQFCTGEFRKDGVPIGFKGCTFHRVIKDFMIQGGDFVNGDGTGICSIYRGPFADENFRMKHSAPGLLSMANSGPGTNGCQFFITCTKCDWLDGKHVVFGKVVDGLLVMRKIENVPTGPNNKPKLPILIAQCGEM; encoded by the exons atgaatGTTCAGCCTTCTAATCCCAACAACCCGATTGTGTTCTTTGATGTCACCATTGGAGGACAA GAAGTTGGGAGAATGAAGGTAGAACTCTTTGCGGATGTGGTTCCCAAGACGGCAGAGAACTTCCG GCAGTTCTGCACAGGGGAATTCAG AAAGGACGGTGTCCCTATCGGATTTAAAGGCTGCACATTCCACAG GGTGATAAAGGACTTCATGATCCAAGGCGGGGACTTTGTAAAT GGCGATGGTACAGGTATCTGCAGCATCTACAGAGGACCATTTGCAGATGAAAACTTTAGAATGAAGCACTCTGCCCCTGGCCTCCTGTCCATG GCAAACAGTGGCCCCGGCACAAATGGCTGTCAGTTTTTCATTACCTGTACGAAATGTGACTGGCTAGATGGAAAGCATGTGGTCTTCG GGAAAGTGGTCGACGGCTTGCTCGTCATGAGAAAAATTGAG aaTGTTCCTACCGGCCCAAACAACAAGCCCAAGCTTCCCATCCTCATAGCTCAGTGTGGTGAAATGTGA
- the LOC121538221 gene encoding uncharacterized protein LOC121538221 — MLAIIESWEEEGSCLEDNTRQFLFILLLKVGMDCLVLSICLCRLHTSFMGVFGLSVFLVDVALACAVVAVWLLGPAHSPVSMCFLLAQASAVFNALPLPVLGLGLLDYATESHYDSCHATPGRALCNCTLTLLVWVLAGVCACWSTFTNLIEVEYEGGKHALGCVVQESVFVVHFSVGISVAVCCVLLLHYKQLSSWLKEANKLSEQRDDVNPTLHRDLSFRYAKLGQAGADKDEEKALAMETEWQRHPLYLSLTLGFSTTWASYLVMCVACELLGLAVPAYIAINLLWLECANSLLVGLVFWLKSDWLGPYSNLPDDICQWQVYWHLSRGPVRDSEKLPKTVFSLSGKDRNPLLYV, encoded by the coding sequence ATGCTGGCCATCATTGAGTCCTGGGAAGAGGAGGGGAGCTGCCTCGAGGACAACACCAGGCAGTTTCTGTTCATCTTGCTGTTAAAGGTGGGCATGGATTGTCTGGTCCTGTCCATCTGCCTGTGCCGGCTGCACACCTCCTTCATGGGCGTCTTTGGCCTCTCAGTCTTCCTGGTCGACGTGGCGTTGGCATGCGCCGTTGTGGCTGTTTGGTTACTAGGACCTGCCCACTCCCCAGTGTCCATGTGCTTCCTCTTGGCGCAGGCCTCGGCCGTGTTCAACGCGCTGCCTCTGCCCGTGCTGGGCCTGGGGCTGCTGGACTATGCCACAGAGTCACACTATGACTCCTGCCATGCCACCCCCGGCAGGGCCTTGTGCAACTGCACCCTGACGCTGCTGGTGTGGGTGCTGGCCGGTGTGTGCGCCTGCTGGTCAACCTTCACCAACCTCATAGAGGTCGAGTACGAGGGAGGGAAGCATGCTTTAGGGTGCGTGGTGCAGGAGTCTGTGTTTGTGGTACATTTCTCAGTGGGGATCTCCGTAGCCGTCTGCTGTGTGCTGCTGCTCCACTACAAACAGCTTTCCTCGTGGCTGAAGGAGGCCAACAAGCTTTCAGAACAGAGGGACGACGTCAACCCAACGCTGCACAGAGACTTGAGCTTCAGGTATGCCAAGTTAGGCCAGGCAGGGGCTGACAAGGACGAGGAGAAAGCACTGGCGATGGAGACCGAATGGCAGAGGCACCCCCTTTACCTCAGCCTGACTTTGGGCTTCAGCACAACGTGGGCCTCATACCTGGTCATGTGCGTCGCCTGTGAGCTCTTGGGCCTTGCGGTCCCCGCCTACATTGCCATCAACCTCCTGTGGTTGGAGTGTGCCAACAGCTTATTGGTGGGGCTGGTGTTCTGGCTCAAGAGCGACTGGCTGGGGCCGTACAGCAATCTCCCGGACGACATCTGCCAGTGGCAGGTTTACTGGCACTTAAGTAGAGGACCCGTTAGAGACTCTGAGAAACTTCCCAAGACTGTGTTCAGCCTGTCAGGCAAGGACAGAAACCCACTCCTGTATGTCTGA